The proteins below are encoded in one region of Ostrea edulis chromosome 3, xbOstEdul1.1, whole genome shotgun sequence:
- the LOC130052798 gene encoding uncharacterized protein LOC130052798 yields MAIVTALCVLVLLLCGPLVDGQDLEIPDWKAMVKKLNELQNVVNIQRDQISLLETRNKMTDMEELHYLRDTVNNQNKRISMLEKRYQDLENIVTTQAKKIARQTELGDEKSTQISELQNRKSICEKRNRSIHSRLTKLIKFMKGRKDTMATFHSEDNAKKQMKSLIRKGRQLLPDTGASSVDTNAAAFYAYLSKDFISPGGHNILTFDTVITNKGNAYHPTSGTFIAPRSGLYVFTWTIRMFGESHHSTELLVNNNVAGVTHFNSANLVDGSVSGIVVVHVNQGDGVLLKTAASFNAGSINSDHNGRSSFAGWALM; encoded by the exons ATGGCGATCGTTACAGCACTTTGTGTTTTAGTACTCCTATTGTGTGGTCCTCTCGTTGATGGCCAGGATTTGGAAATACCAGACTGGAAGGCGATGGTGAAGAAGTTAAACGAACTCCAAAACGTCGTCAACATTCAGAGAGATCAGATTTCCCTTTTAGAGACGAGGAACAAAATGACAGACATGGAAGAATTACATTACCTCCGAGATACCGTCAATAACCAAAACAAACGTATTTCCATGTTGGAGAAGAGATACCAGGACTTAGAAAATATCGTGACTACCCAAGCCAAGAAAATTGCGAGGCAGACAGAACTTGGAGATGAAAAGTCAACACAGATTTCCGAATTGCAGAATAGAAAAAGTATCTGTGAAAAACGAAATAGAAGCATACACAGCCGTTTGACAAAATTGATTAAATTCATGAAAGGTAGGAAAGACACAATGGCAACGTTTCACTCTGAGGACAACGCCAAGAAACAGATGAAAAGCTTGATAAGAAAAG GACGACAGCTACTCCCTGACACTGGAGCTTCATCCGTTGATACCAACGCTGCCGCCTTTTATGCTTATCTCTCAAAGGATTTTATTTCTCCAGGAGGACATAATATTTTGACATTCGATACCGTGATCACAAATAAAGGAAATGCCTAccaccccacctctggtacgtTTATTGCTCCCCGGTCTGGTCTCTACGTGTTTACCTGGACAATTAGAATGTTTGGAGAATCTCACCATTCAACTGAACTTTTGGTCAACAACAATGTTGCTGGCGTCACACACTTTAATTCAGCCAATCTCGTAGACGGTAGTGTTTCAGGCATTGTTGTCGTGCATGTCAACCAGGGAGATGGTGTGCTTCTTAAAACAGCTGCATCCTTCAATGCTGGATCGATAAATAGCGATCATAACGGAAGGTCATCTTTTGCTGGATGGGCTTTAATGTAA
- the LOC125676267 gene encoding complement C1q-like protein 3 produces the protein MKKLEELQKVVDAQADRISLLETNDIKRMRELHNLKDTVNNQRKHISTLEKRHRDLESIVTAQAKDLVRQTELGDENLIKISVLQKRQQLCENPDTTAASTNDIATAFYAYLSNNIISPGGHHILTFDTVITNTRNVYHPTSGTFIVPRSGLYVFTWTIRMNGQGSQSTELLVNSNVVGITFFHPGNVIDGSVSGTIVVHVNQGDDVLLRTSASIHSGGILSDSNGRSWFAGWALM, from the exons ATGAAGAAGCTAGAGGAGCTCCAAAAGGTTGTCGACGCCCAAGCCGATCGGATTTCTCTTTTAGAAACGAACGACATAAAACGTATGCGAGAATTACACAATCTTAAAGACACTGTAAACAACCAAAGGAAACACATTTCCACGTTGGAGAAACGACACAGGGACTTAGAATCTATCGTGACCGCTCAAGCCAAGGACCTTGTGAGGCAAACAGAACTCGGGGATGAAAACTTGATAAAGATCTCCGTATTACAGAAAAGACAACAGCTCTGTGAAAAC CCCGATACTACAGCCGCATCCACTAATGACATTGCTACTGCTTTTTATGCTTATTTATCGAATAACATAATTTCTCCTGGCGGGCATCACATCTTGACTTTCGATACCGTGATCACAAATACTAGAAACGTCTACCACCCTACCTCTGGTACGTTTATTGTTCCCCGGTCTGGTCTCTACGTGTTTACCTGGACAATTAGAATGAATGGACAAGGCTCCCAGTCAACTGAACTTTTAGTAAACAGCAATGTTGTTGGAATCACTTTCTTTCATCCAGGCAATGTTATAGATGGTAGTGTTTCAGGCACTATTGTCGTGCATGTTAATCAGGGAGATGATGTGCTTTTAAGAACATCTGCGTCCATTCATTCCGGCGGCATACTTAGTGATTCTAACGGAAGGTCATGGTTTGCTGGTTGGGCTTTGATGTAA
- the LOC130053640 gene encoding uncharacterized protein LOC130053640 → MASSKEMLVRVYFVLCFGVFVGGSNVGNIDGVQEWRSLVRRMDELQNIVNIQSNRISQLEKKNRNLEKTITAQGEEIALLKTDSRDKMSIRLCEKKYSRLEKQLRSMMNRYKENQVSTGPPYDSATYSKQHDKSLIRKGRLLVPHTSLTTSDNAIGFYAYFSQIVPTPSSFHILVFDTVITNAGHGYHSHTGTFIAPRSGLYVFTWTIRLYGASRHSTEILVNNSIKGAIYFDSNSQIDGSASNTVVVHVNQGDNAFVRTGKVSNSGDIISQPWGRSSFAGWMVV, encoded by the exons ATGGCGAGTTCCAAAGAAATGCTAGTGAGAGTGTATTTTGTTCTTTGTTTTGGGGTGTTTGTGGGCGGTAGCAATGTAGGTAATATAGATGGTGTACAAGAATGGAGATCATTAGTAAGAAGAATGGACGAACTCCAAAACATCGTTAACATCCAGAGCAATCGCATTTCCCAGCTGGAAAAGAAGAACCGAAATTTAGAAAAAACCATCACGGCTCAAGGTGAAGAAATCGCACTCCTTAAAACCGATTCTCGTGACAAAATGTCCATACGTttatgtgaaaagaaatattccAGACTAGAAAAGCAACTAAGAAGTATGATGAATCGTTACAAAGAAAACCAAGTATCCACAGGACCTCCCTATGATTCAGCTACTTATTCCAAACAACATGACAAAAGCCTTATTCGAAAAG GTCGACTTCTTGTTCCACATACTTCCCTAACTACTTCAGACAATGCTATTGGATTCTACGCTTATTTTTCGCAAATTGTCCCTACTCCAAGCAGTTTTCATATCCTTGTATTTGATACAGTTATCACAAATGCTGGACATGGGTACCATTCCCACACAGGTACATTTATTGCCCCGCGGTCTGggctatatgtctttacatggACAATTCGCTTGTATGGAGCCTCCCGTCATTCGACAGAAATTCTAGTAAACAACAGCATCAAAGGGGCGATATATTTTGATTCAAATTCACAAATAGACGGTAGCGCTTCCAATACTGTTGTTGTGCATGTCAATCAGGGAGATAATGCATTTGTGAGAACAGGCAAGGTCTCCAATTCTGGAGATATTATAAGTCAGCCATGGGGGAGATCGTCCTTCGCTGGCTGGATGGTAGTTTAA